The Streptomyces luteogriseus genome includes a window with the following:
- a CDS encoding ROK family transcriptional regulator, translating into MRGTGGAVAAGTAGATGAGVGAGAGAGTGGGGVNLLALRSHNAALVLDLLRTAGDEGISRLELAERTGLTPQAVSKITARLREDGLVAEAGRRASTGGKPRTVLRLVPEAGHAVGVHLDRDEVRVVLVDLRGTVVGERRAALDLGAGAEAVLGAVGETVAGVLPGGFAGGSGLRLGLEGDVRPGAAGSDADSRPESTGLGGVSLPGSAGLDDGSRPGVARFDDGSRPGAAGFDGGSLPGPTGLGGVSLPGPAGLDPSLLGVGVALPGPLDHVRGVLHRVTGFPGWDGFPLREALAGRLGVPVVVDKDTNAAALGLAAGGEGGSFAYLHLGTGLGAGLVIGGSVHRGARTGAGEFGHQVIQLDGPPCTCGDRGCVEALCLAAVARGDLDEAARVLGAGAANLVGLLDIDVVLLGGRTVAAAPEAFVGGVGAVLEARARRTGEDAVPVRVTPGGDGAVAVGAAQLVLGPVFGRRDA; encoded by the coding sequence ATGCGCGGGACGGGAGGCGCGGTGGCGGCCGGCACGGCCGGGGCGACCGGCGCAGGTGTGGGGGCAGGGGCAGGTGCCGGGACCGGGGGTGGCGGGGTCAATCTGCTCGCCCTGCGCAGCCACAACGCCGCGCTGGTGCTCGACCTGCTGCGGACGGCCGGGGACGAGGGCATCAGCCGTCTCGAACTCGCCGAGCGGACCGGGCTCACCCCACAGGCCGTCAGCAAGATCACGGCCCGGCTGCGGGAGGACGGGCTCGTGGCGGAGGCCGGGCGCCGGGCGTCCACCGGGGGCAAGCCGCGCACGGTGCTGCGGCTGGTGCCGGAGGCCGGGCACGCGGTCGGGGTCCATCTGGACCGGGACGAGGTACGGGTCGTGCTCGTGGACCTGCGGGGGACCGTGGTGGGGGAGCGCCGGGCCGCGCTGGATCTGGGGGCCGGGGCGGAAGCCGTGCTGGGAGCGGTGGGGGAGACGGTGGCGGGGGTGCTGCCGGGTGGGTTCGCGGGGGGCTCTGGGCTTCGGCTCGGGCTTGAAGGGGACGTGCGGCCGGGGGCGGCCGGTTCTGACGCGGACTCGCGGCCGGAGTCGACCGGGCTCGGAGGGGTCTCGCTGCCGGGGTCGGCCGGCCTTGACGACGGCTCCCGGCCGGGGGTTGCCAGGTTTGACGACGGCTCCCGGCCGGGAGCCGCCGGGTTCGACGGAGGCTCGCTGCCGGGGCCAACCGGGCTTGGAGGGGTCTCGCTGCCGGGGCCGGCCGGGCTCGATCCATCCCTGCTCGGGGTCGGCGTCGCGCTGCCCGGGCCGCTCGATCATGTCCGGGGTGTGCTGCACCGGGTGACCGGATTCCCCGGGTGGGACGGCTTCCCGCTGCGGGAGGCGCTGGCCGGGCGGCTCGGCGTGCCGGTCGTGGTCGACAAGGACACCAACGCGGCGGCGCTGGGCCTGGCCGCCGGGGGCGAGGGCGGCTCCTTCGCGTACCTGCACCTGGGCACAGGACTGGGGGCCGGGCTGGTCATCGGCGGCAGCGTGCACCGGGGGGCCAGGACCGGGGCCGGGGAGTTCGGCCACCAGGTCATCCAGCTCGACGGCCCGCCCTGCACCTGCGGGGACCGGGGCTGCGTCGAGGCCCTGTGCCTCGCCGCGGTGGCGCGCGGCGACCTGGACGAGGCGGCCCGGGTGCTGGGGGCCGGGGCGGCGAACCTCGTGGGGCTGCTCGACATCGACGTCGTCCTGCTGGGCGGCCGTACGGTGGCGGCGGCGCCGGAGGCCTTCGTGGGCGGGGTCGGTGCGGTGCTGGAGGCCCGGGCCCGGCGAACCGGCGAGGACGCCGTACCGGTACGCGTCACGCCCGGAGGAGACGGGGCCGTGGCGGTGGGGGCGGCTCAGCTGGTGCTGGGGCCGGTGTTCGGGCGCAGGGACGCTTGA
- a CDS encoding TetR/AcrR family transcriptional regulator codes for MRDEKMQACPVCGRPMARARRGRPPVYCSRSCQARAYRRRRQPLPEPGTPPAPRPTDVGVRQRRRIAEAVWRIAAGQGLDAASMRRIAAEAGVSLRVVQYHFDSKHALLVAALRLLHEENERLARARIPHDMTEPRELLRALLNEFLPLDEQRAFALRVFTAYYARSLTDPELAAVFLAAEQPLERLLADIIAAGEAAGHTAPGIDPAHEADLLVSGAVGLGLDIVHERRSLAGVRTVLDYHLARIFPPPQASLRPNTGPSTS; via the coding sequence GTGCGTGACGAAAAGATGCAGGCGTGCCCGGTGTGCGGCAGGCCCATGGCCCGTGCGAGGCGCGGCCGTCCGCCCGTCTACTGCTCCCGGAGCTGTCAGGCCCGGGCCTACCGGCGGCGCAGGCAGCCGCTGCCCGAGCCGGGCACGCCGCCCGCGCCCCGGCCTACGGACGTCGGAGTGCGGCAGCGGCGCCGGATCGCCGAAGCGGTGTGGCGGATCGCCGCCGGCCAGGGCCTGGACGCGGCGAGCATGCGCAGGATCGCGGCGGAGGCGGGGGTGTCGCTGCGCGTCGTGCAGTACCACTTCGACTCCAAGCACGCCCTCCTGGTCGCCGCGCTGCGCCTGCTGCACGAGGAGAACGAGCGGCTGGCCCGGGCGCGCATCCCGCACGACATGACCGAGCCGCGCGAGTTGCTGCGGGCGCTGCTGAACGAATTCCTGCCACTGGACGAGCAACGCGCCTTCGCGCTGCGGGTGTTCACGGCGTACTACGCGCGCAGCCTGACCGATCCCGAGCTCGCGGCGGTCTTCCTGGCGGCCGAGCAGCCACTGGAACGGCTCCTCGCGGACATCATCGCGGCCGGAGAGGCGGCGGGGCACACGGCCCCGGGCATCGACCCGGCTCATGAGGCCGACCTCCTGGTGTCGGGAGCGGTCGGGCTGGGCCTGGACATCGTGCACGAACGCCGTTCCCTGGCGGGCGTACGAACGGTGCTGGACTACCACCTGGCCAGGATCTTCCCCCCGCCTCAAGCGTCCCTGCGCCCGAACACCGGCCCCAGCACCAGCTGA
- a CDS encoding LPXTG cell wall anchor domain-containing protein — MRLCTPAHLCLAAAAAAAALLPGAHPAHADAPAPACAAPDDHTFPLTTRIHGGPDTYTAGGGFGTWYVDLTNTTDRTCTGVHPVVVLIDDKRALEPSQPRLEFFEGARAHPVRFEKTGEDELVGAFADEEDGFAGFTVEPGGTVTVKVRLTLTSDAVPNDVTANAAVVQRHDDDGDWVGQSNDYRFGIGADEAGTEDPGTGTDTAPDTGTEPRPDSDASVPPREDRFPFAEELARTGTGTQIAAAAAALLLTGGGVLLVARRRR; from the coding sequence ATGCGACTCTGCACGCCCGCTCATCTCTGCCTGGCGGCGGCAGCGGCGGCCGCCGCCCTGCTCCCCGGTGCCCACCCGGCGCACGCGGATGCCCCGGCGCCCGCCTGTGCCGCGCCCGACGACCACACCTTCCCGCTCACCACCCGCATCCACGGCGGGCCGGACACCTACACGGCCGGGGGCGGGTTCGGGACCTGGTATGTCGATCTGACCAACACGACCGACCGGACCTGCACCGGGGTCCACCCCGTCGTCGTGCTCATCGACGACAAGCGGGCCCTGGAGCCCTCCCAGCCGCGCCTCGAGTTCTTCGAGGGGGCACGGGCCCACCCCGTGCGGTTCGAGAAGACCGGCGAGGACGAACTCGTCGGGGCGTTCGCCGACGAGGAGGACGGGTTCGCCGGGTTCACGGTCGAGCCGGGCGGAACCGTCACCGTGAAGGTGCGGCTCACGCTCACCTCGGACGCCGTGCCCAACGACGTCACGGCCAACGCCGCGGTGGTGCAACGGCACGACGACGACGGGGACTGGGTCGGGCAGTCGAACGACTACCGGTTCGGAATCGGCGCCGACGAGGCGGGTACGGAGGACCCCGGCACCGGCACCGACACCGCGCCCGACACGGGGACGGAACCCCGCCCCGACTCCGACGCCTCCGTCCCGCCCCGCGAGGACCGCTTCCCCTTCGCGGAGGAGCTCGCCCGCACCGGCACCGGCACCCAGATCGCCGCGGCGGCCGCGGCCCTGCTGCTCACCGGCGGCGGGGTGCTGCTCGTCGCACGCCGCCGCCGCTGA
- a CDS encoding HAD-IIA family hydrolase, which yields MADRKPIESWLTDMDGVLIHEGVPIPGADAFLKKLRESGKPFLVLTNNSMYTPRDLHARLRRMGLEVPIESIWTSALATAQFLDDQRPGGSAYVIGEAGLTTALHDIGYILTDHEPDYVVLGETRTYSFEAMTKAVRLIIGGARFICTNPDETGPSTEGPLPATGAVAALITQATGKKPYFAGKPNPLMMRTGLNAIGAHSETSAMIGDRMDTDVLAGMEAGMQTFLVLTGLTRPEQVEDFPYRPSQVVDSIADLVDRV from the coding sequence ATGGCAGACCGCAAGCCCATCGAATCGTGGCTCACCGACATGGACGGTGTGCTCATCCACGAGGGCGTGCCGATCCCCGGCGCCGACGCCTTCCTGAAGAAGCTGCGCGAGTCCGGGAAGCCCTTCCTGGTCCTCACGAACAACTCGATGTACACCCCGCGCGACCTGCACGCCCGACTGCGGCGCATGGGCCTGGAGGTGCCGATCGAGAGCATCTGGACCTCGGCCCTGGCCACCGCCCAGTTCCTCGACGACCAGCGGCCGGGCGGCTCGGCGTACGTCATCGGCGAGGCCGGGCTGACCACCGCTCTGCACGACATCGGCTACATCCTCACCGACCACGAGCCGGACTACGTCGTCCTCGGCGAGACCCGCACGTACTCCTTCGAGGCCATGACGAAGGCGGTGCGGCTCATCATCGGCGGCGCCCGCTTCATCTGCACCAACCCCGACGAGACGGGCCCCTCCACCGAGGGCCCGCTGCCCGCGACCGGCGCGGTGGCCGCGCTCATCACCCAGGCGACCGGCAAGAAGCCGTACTTCGCGGGCAAGCCCAACCCGCTGATGATGCGGACCGGGCTGAACGCCATCGGGGCCCACTCCGAGACCAGCGCGATGATCGGCGACCGCATGGACACCGACGTGCTGGCCGGCATGGAGGCCGGGATGCAGACGTTCCTGGTGCTCACCGGCCTGACCCGGCCCGAACAGGTCGAGGACTTCCCGTACCGGCCGTCACAGGTCGTGGACTCGATCGCGGACCTCGTCGACCGGGTCTGA
- a CDS encoding class F sortase, producing MQDHDHVQRRFSGTGRLLTGMAWVVLLLGLWLWGREVTEMRHGISAPATGDMAAAGRPPDIKLPPEHRPMGDAAPQRVDIPGLGIQAPVVARGLDARGAPDPPPYDQPDVVGWYSGGVAPGAPGTALMVGHVDTDTRPAVFYKVSAMRPGQTIRVIRADAKVAEFTVESVQVLTRDRFDAHQAYGPRESGRAELRLVTCGGSFDRTTRSYTANVVVSAYLTGTGL from the coding sequence ATGCAGGATCACGATCACGTACAGAGACGCTTCTCGGGCACCGGCCGGCTGCTGACCGGCATGGCCTGGGTCGTGCTGCTGCTCGGGCTGTGGCTGTGGGGCCGTGAGGTCACCGAGATGCGGCACGGCATCTCGGCCCCCGCCACGGGCGACATGGCGGCGGCCGGACGGCCCCCGGACATCAAGCTGCCGCCCGAGCACCGTCCGATGGGCGACGCGGCGCCGCAGCGCGTCGACATCCCCGGGCTCGGCATCCAGGCCCCGGTGGTGGCACGCGGTCTCGACGCACGCGGGGCGCCCGATCCGCCGCCGTACGACCAGCCGGACGTGGTCGGCTGGTACTCCGGCGGGGTCGCTCCCGGGGCGCCCGGCACCGCGCTGATGGTCGGTCACGTCGACACCGACACCCGGCCCGCCGTGTTCTACAAGGTCAGCGCCATGCGGCCGGGCCAGACGATCCGGGTGATCCGGGCCGACGCCAAGGTCGCCGAGTTCACCGTCGAGTCCGTCCAGGTCCTCACCCGCGACCGCTTCGACGCGCACCAGGCGTACGGTCCCCGCGAGTCGGGGCGGGCCGAACTGCGGCTGGTCACCTGCGGCGGCAGCTTCGACCGTACGACCCGCAGCTACACGGCGAACGTGGTCGTCTCGGCGTACCTGACGGGAACCGGCCTCTGA
- a CDS encoding glycoside hydrolase family 6 protein yields MYGSRGAGAFAGRRMSAVVLGAALLVTGCSSSDGGDGSDKGADAGAGITQQPKEKAPFWVNPDGTAARQVAALEKSGKKQDAEQIRKIAEQPVAEWVGPDNPQEQTRGFTEAADKAGRTALLVLYNIPHRDCGQYSQGGAADGNAYREWLDGVAAGIGDRAATVVLEPDALLHLVDGCTPEQFHEERYDLLKGAVAKLKSLKNTKVYLDAGNAGWQHPDQIFESLNRAGIAQADGFSVNVSNFYSTKDSLAYGKQLSAKVGGKHFVIDTSRNGKGPYGAGNPDERWCNPPGRSLGETPTTKTADPLVDAYLWVKRPGESDGECKGGPKAGQWWGDYALKLAKATG; encoded by the coding sequence ATGTACGGCAGCAGGGGGGCAGGGGCGTTCGCCGGGAGGCGGATGTCCGCAGTGGTGCTGGGGGCGGCACTGCTGGTGACGGGGTGTTCCTCCTCCGACGGAGGAGACGGCTCGGACAAGGGCGCCGACGCGGGCGCCGGGATCACCCAACAGCCCAAGGAAAAGGCCCCCTTCTGGGTCAATCCGGACGGGACGGCCGCGCGGCAGGTCGCCGCCCTGGAGAAGTCCGGCAAGAAGCAGGACGCCGAGCAGATCCGCAAGATCGCCGAGCAACCGGTCGCCGAGTGGGTCGGACCGGACAACCCGCAGGAGCAGACGCGGGGCTTCACCGAGGCCGCCGACAAGGCCGGCCGTACGGCGCTGCTCGTCCTCTACAACATCCCGCACCGCGACTGCGGCCAGTACTCACAGGGCGGTGCCGCCGACGGCAACGCCTACCGTGAGTGGCTCGACGGCGTCGCCGCGGGCATCGGCGACCGGGCCGCCACGGTCGTCCTGGAGCCGGACGCCCTGCTGCACCTGGTCGACGGCTGCACTCCGGAGCAGTTCCACGAGGAGCGCTACGATCTCCTCAAGGGCGCCGTCGCCAAGCTGAAGTCCCTGAAGAACACGAAGGTCTACCTGGACGCGGGCAACGCCGGCTGGCAGCACCCCGACCAGATCTTCGAGTCCCTGAACCGCGCGGGCATCGCACAGGCCGACGGCTTCTCGGTCAACGTCTCCAACTTCTACTCCACCAAGGACTCCCTCGCCTACGGCAAGCAGCTCTCCGCCAAGGTGGGCGGCAAGCACTTCGTCATCGACACCAGCCGCAACGGCAAGGGCCCCTACGGCGCCGGCAACCCCGACGAGCGCTGGTGCAACCCGCCGGGCCGCTCCCTGGGCGAGACCCCGACGACGAAGACGGCGGACCCGCTGGTCGACGCCTACCTGTGGGTGAAGCGGCCGGGCGAGTCGGACGGCGAGTGCAAGGGCGGGCCGAAGGCGGGCCAGTGGTGGGGGGACTACGCCCTGAAGCTGGCGAAGGCCACCGGCTGA
- a CDS encoding kelch motif-containing protein, which produces MNDRAGRRRARRLAIGTAVVLALAGMNGPWLYRFSTEKYHQYKINQPEYKAANGKWEIVDFPEEYRQNTIHAALLRTGKVLLVAGSGNNQDNFDAKKFDTRIWDPLKGTIKKVPTPADLFCTGHTQLANGNLLIAGGTKRYEKLQGDVKKAGGLMIVHNENPDAPITLPAGTTFTGKKNGKTFVSKDPVLVPRAKKVFDKATGRFLRNDPGLGRIYVEAQKRGKKYETGTQDNYRVHGLKGSDAKNTYGIAQKLALDKKDFQGIRDAFEFDPIAEKYIKVDPMKEARWYPTLTTLSDGKILSVSGLDDIGQLVPGKNEVFDPKTKKWAYTGKVRQFPTYPALFLMQNGKIFYSGSNAGYGPDNVGREPGVWDVDTNKFSKVPGLSDPTLMETSGTVLLPPAQDEKYMVVGGGGVGESEKSSEKTRIVDLKKADPRFVDGPSLDKGTRYPSASVLPDDSVLISGGSEDYRGRGDSNILEARLYDTEKNELKRVADPLVGRNYHSGSILLPDGRVMFFGSDSLYADKANTKPGEFEQRIEIYTPPYLYGDGDRPSLSGGPQTIERGSTGTFTSSDASRVKRVRLIRPSAATHVTDVDQRSIALDFKASGDKLTVTVPENRNLVQAGWYMMFVTDADGTPSKAQWVKVP; this is translated from the coding sequence ATGAACGACCGTGCAGGCCGCCGCCGGGCCCGTCGACTCGCGATCGGCACGGCGGTGGTACTCGCGCTGGCCGGGATGAACGGGCCGTGGCTCTACCGTTTCAGCACCGAGAAATACCACCAGTACAAGATCAACCAGCCGGAGTACAAGGCCGCGAACGGCAAGTGGGAGATAGTCGACTTCCCCGAGGAGTACCGGCAGAACACCATCCACGCGGCGCTGCTGCGCACCGGCAAGGTGCTGCTCGTCGCGGGGTCCGGGAACAACCAGGACAACTTCGACGCGAAGAAGTTCGACACCCGGATCTGGGACCCGCTCAAGGGCACCATCAAGAAGGTCCCCACACCGGCCGACCTGTTCTGCACCGGCCACACCCAGCTCGCCAACGGCAATCTGCTGATCGCGGGCGGCACCAAGCGCTACGAGAAGCTCCAGGGTGACGTCAAGAAGGCCGGCGGCCTGATGATCGTCCACAACGAGAACCCGGACGCGCCGATCACCCTGCCCGCGGGCACCACGTTCACCGGCAAGAAGAACGGCAAGACCTTCGTCTCCAAGGACCCGGTGCTCGTGCCGCGCGCCAAGAAGGTCTTCGACAAGGCGACCGGCAGGTTCCTGCGCAACGACCCCGGCCTCGGCCGGATCTACGTCGAGGCGCAGAAGCGGGGCAAGAAGTACGAGACGGGCACGCAGGACAACTACCGCGTGCACGGCCTCAAGGGCTCCGACGCCAAGAACACCTACGGCATCGCGCAGAAGCTCGCCCTCGACAAGAAGGACTTCCAGGGCATCCGGGACGCCTTCGAGTTCGACCCGATAGCCGAGAAGTACATCAAGGTCGACCCGATGAAGGAGGCCCGCTGGTACCCGACGCTCACCACCCTGAGCGACGGGAAGATCCTCAGCGTCTCCGGCCTCGACGACATCGGCCAGCTGGTCCCGGGCAAGAACGAGGTCTTCGACCCGAAGACCAAGAAGTGGGCCTACACCGGCAAGGTCCGGCAGTTCCCGACCTACCCGGCGCTGTTCCTCATGCAGAACGGCAAGATCTTCTACTCGGGGTCCAACGCGGGCTACGGGCCGGACAACGTGGGCCGTGAGCCGGGCGTGTGGGACGTCGACACCAACAAGTTCTCGAAGGTCCCGGGCCTGAGCGACCCCACGCTGATGGAGACGTCCGGCACGGTGCTGCTGCCTCCGGCGCAGGACGAGAAGTACATGGTGGTCGGCGGCGGCGGCGTCGGCGAGTCCGAGAAGTCCAGCGAGAAGACCCGGATCGTCGACCTGAAGAAGGCGGACCCGCGCTTCGTGGACGGCCCGTCCCTGGACAAGGGCACGCGCTACCCGAGCGCCTCGGTCCTGCCCGACGACAGCGTGCTGATCTCCGGCGGTTCGGAGGACTACCGCGGCCGCGGCGACTCCAACATCCTCGAGGCGCGGCTCTACGACACGGAGAAGAACGAGCTCAAGCGCGTCGCCGACCCGCTCGTGGGCCGCAACTACCACTCCGGGTCGATCCTGCTGCCCGACGGCCGCGTGATGTTCTTCGGCTCCGACTCGCTCTACGCCGACAAGGCCAACACCAAGCCTGGCGAGTTCGAGCAGCGCATCGAGATCTACACGCCGCCCTATCTGTACGGCGACGGGGACCGGCCCTCGCTGTCGGGCGGGCCGCAGACCATCGAGCGCGGCTCCACGGGGACGTTCACCTCGTCGGACGCCTCCCGGGTCAAGAGGGTCCGGCTGATCCGGCCGAGCGCCGCCACCCATGTCACGGACGTCGACCAGCGGTCGATCGCCCTGGACTTCAAGGCGTCCGGCGACAAGCTGACGGTGACCGTGCCGGAGAACCGGAACCTGGTCCAGGCGGGCTGGTACATGATGTTCGTGACGGACGCCGACGGGACCCCGAGCAAGGCGCAGTGGGTCAAGGTGCCCTGA
- a CDS encoding glycosyltransferase family 2 protein, producing MTSRPTGARQDHDPSQTTQLRVPSHRMSTTGTFRRIKKTLPRYDYEHYSRLAGPLTQPDPGKPYKVQYRSLISQEPHRIRVALMLAAAPVLSLVLLFWLLQPEHWTERDYPAFDWLPALDMVMLVSIGLIEFFRCMNVLSNAHATLVARDPIPVVPETGTRVAFLTSFVPGKEPLEMVTKTLEAAVRIRHRGLMHVWLLDEGDDPDVKAVCERLGVHHFSRKGVAKWNQAKGPHRAKTKHGNYNAWLEAHGDDYDFFASVDTDHVPLPNYLERMLGFFRDPDVGFVIGPQVYGNYDNPITKAAESQQFLFHALIQRAGNRYGSPMFVGTSNAVRIKALKQIGGLYDSITEDMATGFEMHRHKNPATGKKWRSVYTPDVLAVGEGPSAWTDFFTQQMRWSRGTYETIIGQYWKGWYSLPPSKLFNYTMMIIFYPMSALNWILAALSCCLFLGLGASGVNIDPAVWLMLYGNASALQIGLYVWNRRHNVSPHEPEGSGGVAGMVMSALSAPLYAKALIDSMLRRKSKFVVTPKGDSASPDRWFGTFRYHWYFIAIFGGSITAGFVFGHSHPAMIIWATFALLITASPVFAWRWQLRQDAKKPAADAATHAADQPQDPAGAPRTQPLPIPQQPSGHTPQQKPTWAATPGAHGEVGGSDQTMQIALGGLGGRKE from the coding sequence ATGACGTCGAGGCCCACGGGTGCCCGGCAGGACCACGACCCGTCCCAGACCACCCAGCTCAGGGTGCCTTCGCACCGCATGAGCACCACGGGGACGTTCCGGCGGATCAAGAAGACGCTGCCGAGGTATGACTACGAGCACTACAGCCGGCTCGCGGGTCCCCTCACCCAGCCGGATCCGGGCAAGCCGTACAAGGTGCAGTACCGCTCGCTGATCTCGCAGGAACCGCACCGCATCCGCGTCGCCCTGATGCTGGCCGCCGCCCCGGTGCTGTCCCTGGTGCTGCTGTTCTGGCTGCTCCAGCCCGAGCACTGGACCGAGCGCGACTACCCGGCCTTCGACTGGCTGCCCGCGCTCGACATGGTCATGCTCGTCTCGATCGGCCTGATCGAGTTCTTCCGCTGCATGAACGTGCTGTCCAACGCGCACGCCACGCTGGTGGCCCGCGACCCGATCCCGGTGGTGCCCGAGACCGGCACCAGAGTGGCCTTCCTCACCTCCTTCGTGCCCGGCAAGGAGCCGCTGGAGATGGTGACGAAGACCCTGGAGGCGGCCGTCAGGATCCGCCACCGGGGTCTGATGCACGTGTGGCTGCTCGACGAGGGCGACGACCCCGACGTGAAGGCGGTCTGCGAGCGCCTCGGTGTGCACCACTTCTCCCGCAAGGGCGTCGCGAAGTGGAACCAGGCCAAGGGCCCGCACCGCGCCAAGACCAAGCACGGCAACTACAACGCCTGGCTCGAGGCGCACGGCGACGACTACGACTTCTTCGCCTCGGTCGACACCGACCACGTGCCGCTGCCCAACTACCTGGAGCGGATGCTCGGCTTCTTCCGCGACCCGGACGTCGGCTTCGTCATCGGCCCGCAGGTCTACGGCAACTACGACAACCCGATCACCAAGGCCGCCGAGTCGCAGCAGTTCCTCTTCCACGCGCTGATCCAGCGCGCCGGCAACCGCTACGGCTCCCCGATGTTCGTCGGCACCTCCAACGCCGTGCGCATCAAGGCCCTGAAGCAGATCGGCGGTCTGTACGACTCGATCACCGAGGACATGGCGACCGGCTTCGAGATGCACCGCCACAAGAACCCGGCGACGGGGAAGAAGTGGCGCTCGGTGTACACGCCGGACGTGCTCGCGGTCGGTGAGGGCCCCAGCGCCTGGACGGACTTCTTCACCCAGCAGATGCGCTGGTCGCGAGGGACGTACGAGACGATCATCGGGCAGTACTGGAAGGGCTGGTACTCGCTGCCGCCGAGCAAGCTCTTCAACTACACGATGATGATCATCTTCTACCCGATGTCGGCCCTCAACTGGATCCTGGCGGCGCTGAGCTGCTGCCTGTTCCTGGGCCTGGGCGCCTCGGGTGTGAACATCGACCCGGCGGTCTGGCTGATGCTCTACGGCAACGCCTCCGCCCTGCAGATCGGCCTGTACGTCTGGAACCGCCGGCACAACGTCTCGCCGCACGAGCCGGAGGGCTCCGGCGGTGTGGCCGGCATGGTGATGTCCGCGCTGTCGGCGCCGCTGTACGCGAAGGCGCTGATCGACTCCATGCTGCGGCGCAAGAGCAAGTTCGTGGTCACGCCCAAGGGCGACTCGGCGAGCCCGGACCGCTGGTTCGGCACGTTCCGCTACCACTGGTACTTCATCGCGATCTTCGGCGGCTCGATCACCGCGGGCTTCGTCTTCGGCCACTCCCACCCCGCGATGATCATCTGGGCGACGTTCGCGCTGCTGATCACCGCCTCGCCGGTGTTCGCCTGGCGCTGGCAGCTGCGGCAGGACGCGAAGAAGCCCGCGGCCGACGCCGCCACCCATGCCGCGGACCAGCCGCAGGACCCTGCGGGAGCACCCCGGACACAGCCGCTGCCCATCCCGCAGCAGCCGTCGGGACACACCCCGCAGCAGAAGCCCACTTGGGCCGCGACCCCGGGCGCACACGGGGAGGTCGGGGGATCCGACCAGACCATGCAGATCGCCCTTGGTGGACTTGGGGGACGTAAGGAATGA
- a CDS encoding FadR/GntR family transcriptional regulator, producing the protein MAARDLQERIKKLIIDRRLASGAPLPTEPELMEYLGASRNSVREALKALQAMGIVEIRHGFGTYVGPMSLAPMIEGLAFRTVAGHYRGEDSLLQLLELREAVETGLVSRLAGRLPEADLVELDALVGRMEEQAAQGAGLAETDRAFHATLYRGLDNVLLCEVLEAFWDAFHRVRTDLGGEPQDPKVTCRQHREILDAVRSGDSMRAEEAIREHFGNIRARLSTTAPQGPHTATMNAFDR; encoded by the coding sequence ATGGCAGCGCGTGACCTACAGGAGCGGATCAAGAAGCTCATCATCGACCGCAGGCTGGCCTCCGGGGCCCCGCTGCCGACCGAGCCCGAGCTGATGGAGTACCTCGGCGCGAGCCGGAACTCGGTACGGGAGGCTCTGAAGGCGCTCCAGGCGATGGGCATCGTGGAGATCCGGCACGGCTTCGGCACCTACGTCGGCCCGATGTCCCTGGCCCCGATGATCGAGGGCCTCGCCTTCCGCACGGTCGCCGGGCACTACCGGGGCGAGGACTCCCTGCTCCAGCTGCTGGAGCTGAGGGAAGCGGTGGAGACGGGGCTCGTGTCCCGGCTGGCCGGCCGGCTACCGGAAGCGGACCTCGTTGAACTGGACGCGCTCGTCGGCCGTATGGAAGAGCAGGCCGCGCAGGGAGCCGGCCTCGCCGAGACCGACCGGGCCTTCCACGCCACCCTCTACCGGGGGCTGGACAACGTGCTGCTGTGCGAGGTCCTGGAGGCGTTCTGGGACGCCTTCCACCGGGTCCGCACGGACCTCGGGGGCGAGCCGCAGGACCCGAAGGTGACCTGCCGGCAGCACCGGGAGATCCTCGACGCGGTGCGGTCCGGGGACTCGATGCGGGCGGAGGAGGCCATAAGGGAGCACTTCGGCAACATCCGCGCCCGCCTGTCCACAACGGCTCCACAGGGCCCCCACACCGCCACAATGAACGCTTTTGACCGGTAA